From one Catellatospora sp. IY07-71 genomic stretch:
- a CDS encoding exonuclease domain-containing protein encodes MYAVIDVETTGLRTTWHDRICEIAIVHVDAAGRVTGDWCSLVNPERDLGPQHVHGITAAEARRAPVFADLAGRISLLLRDRVVVAHNLAFDAAFLVAEYARLGLSAPVGREYGLCTMNLAAQLLPNAGRSLRDCCLAAGIPQHRAHSALDDARAAAGLLSRYLHRVGAPPPWQQLVLDASTLTWPDLPEADVLPMQRRHRHEAEEHFLARLIDRLPRVASPPQADTYLSLLDHALLDRHVSTMEADALVEAATELGLSRAEVLDLHRAYLHALAAEARDDGTVTDIERADLNTVAALLGLTRPDVATVLDPVPDPARGRSTRPLPAPAFRLLPGDTVVFTGQTAEPRELWEERARAAGLTVGRGVTRTTRLLVAADPDTMSGKARQARRHRVPIIHPGAFLGLLAKLPPAP; translated from the coding sequence ATGTACGCGGTGATCGACGTCGAGACGACCGGCCTGCGCACGACCTGGCACGACCGGATCTGCGAGATCGCGATCGTGCACGTCGACGCGGCCGGGCGCGTCACCGGCGACTGGTGCAGCCTGGTCAACCCCGAGCGCGACCTCGGACCGCAGCACGTGCACGGCATCACCGCAGCCGAGGCCCGGCGCGCGCCCGTCTTCGCCGACCTGGCCGGCCGGATCAGCCTGCTGCTGCGCGACCGGGTCGTGGTGGCGCACAACCTCGCCTTCGACGCGGCCTTCCTGGTCGCCGAGTACGCCCGGCTGGGCCTTTCGGCCCCGGTCGGCCGGGAGTACGGGCTGTGCACCATGAACCTCGCCGCGCAGCTGCTGCCCAACGCGGGACGCAGCCTGCGGGACTGCTGCCTGGCCGCGGGCATCCCGCAGCACCGGGCGCACAGCGCGCTGGACGACGCCCGCGCCGCCGCGGGGCTGCTGTCGCGATACCTGCACCGGGTCGGCGCTCCCCCGCCGTGGCAGCAGCTGGTGCTCGACGCCTCCACGCTGACCTGGCCGGACCTGCCCGAGGCCGACGTCCTGCCGATGCAGCGGCGCCACCGGCACGAGGCCGAGGAGCACTTCCTGGCCCGGCTCATCGACCGGCTGCCACGGGTGGCCTCGCCGCCGCAGGCCGACACGTACCTGTCCCTGCTCGACCACGCGCTGCTCGACCGGCACGTCTCCACCATGGAGGCGGACGCGCTGGTCGAGGCCGCGACCGAGCTGGGCCTGAGCCGCGCCGAGGTGCTCGACCTGCACCGGGCGTACCTGCACGCGCTCGCCGCCGAGGCGCGCGACGACGGGACCGTCACCGACATCGAACGGGCAGACCTGAACACGGTCGCCGCGCTGCTCGGCCTCACCCGCCCCGACGTCGCCACGGTCCTGGACCCCGTGCCGGACCCGGCACGCGGGCGCAGCACCCGGCCGCTGCCCGCGCCCGCGTTCCGGCTGCTGCCGGGCGACACGGTCGTGTTCACCGGGCAGACGGCCGAGCCGCGCGAGCTGTGGGAGGAGCGCGCCCGCGCGGCCGGACTGACCGTCGGGCGCGGCGTCACCCGCACCACCCGGCTGCTCGTCGCGGCGGACCCGGACACCATGTCGGGCAAGGCGCGGCAGGCCCGGCGGCACCGCGTCCCGATCATCCATCCGGGTGCGTTCCTCGGGCTGCTGGCGAAGCTGCCGCCCGCGCCGTGA
- a CDS encoding PP2C family protein-serine/threonine phosphatase, producing the protein MQYDPWHAALLDLLHLIQRAQGDEVAASVSAALRPLGLEITCYLVDEEQSHLHPLPEPGKPAPAPLGVDGTMAGRAFTTVNTHRATTSGGTDRLWVPLIDGTERLGVADLVFRREDCDIAAVQEWCESYVNLVGHLIAVKLPYGDSLNRVRRTRRMSVAGELLLATLPPQTFTTDRLVISSILQPHYDVGGDAFDYALDDANAWFAVLDGMGRGLPASLMTVATLAALRAARRAGFGLYASAREAERTLTRQFGDKSFVTAVLCELDLESGRMRYVNAGHPFPLLLRRHQAVRELTGGRRLPLGLADGEPVLGEEVLEPGDRLLLYTDGVVEARNNAGDVFGVERLVDFTERAALAGTPAPETLRGLSHRVAAFQDGPPRDDATLMLLEWSAEAARRARL; encoded by the coding sequence ATGCAGTACGACCCGTGGCACGCCGCGCTGCTCGACCTGCTGCACCTGATCCAGCGCGCACAGGGCGACGAGGTGGCGGCCAGTGTGAGTGCCGCGCTGCGCCCGCTCGGCCTCGAGATCACCTGCTACCTGGTCGACGAGGAGCAGTCGCACCTGCACCCGCTGCCGGAGCCGGGCAAACCGGCGCCCGCGCCGCTCGGCGTCGACGGCACCATGGCCGGCCGCGCCTTCACCACGGTGAACACGCACCGCGCGACCACATCCGGCGGCACCGACCGGCTGTGGGTGCCGCTGATCGACGGAACGGAGCGGCTCGGCGTGGCCGACCTGGTGTTCCGCCGGGAGGACTGTGACATCGCCGCGGTGCAGGAGTGGTGCGAGAGCTATGTCAACCTGGTCGGCCACCTTATCGCGGTGAAGCTGCCGTACGGCGACTCGCTGAACCGGGTCCGCCGGACCCGGCGCATGTCGGTGGCGGGGGAACTGCTGCTGGCGACGCTGCCCCCGCAGACGTTCACCACGGACCGGCTGGTGATCAGCTCGATCCTGCAGCCGCACTACGACGTCGGCGGCGACGCGTTCGACTATGCCCTCGACGACGCGAACGCCTGGTTCGCCGTGCTGGACGGCATGGGCCGCGGCCTGCCCGCCTCGCTGATGACGGTGGCGACCCTGGCGGCGCTGCGCGCGGCCCGGCGCGCGGGCTTCGGCCTGTACGCGTCCGCGCGCGAGGCCGAGCGCACGCTGACCCGCCAGTTCGGCGACAAGTCGTTCGTCACCGCCGTGCTGTGCGAGCTCGACCTGGAGAGCGGCCGGATGCGCTACGTGAACGCCGGGCATCCGTTTCCGCTGCTGCTGCGCCGCCACCAGGCGGTCCGTGAGCTGACCGGCGGCCGCCGGCTGCCGCTCGGGCTGGCCGACGGCGAGCCGGTGCTGGGCGAGGAGGTGCTGGAGCCCGGCGACCGGCTGCTGCTCTACACCGACGGGGTGGTCGAGGCCCGCAACAACGCGGGCGACGTGTTCGGCGTGGAGCGGCTGGTGGACTTCACCGAGCGGGCCGCGCTGGCGGGCACGCCCGCGCCCGAGACGCTGCGCGGGCTGTCCCACCGGGTGGCGGCGTTCCAGGACGGGCCGCCGCGCGACGACGCCACCCTGATGCTGCTGGAGTGGTCCGCCGAGGCGGCCCGCCGGGCGCGGCTGTGA
- a CDS encoding N-acetyltransferase, translating into MTEEDGAFALRPARADDAAAVAAIWRDGWRDGHLGHVPEELVAIRTAESFGVRAAQRVAETTVAEVDGAVAGFIVVHGDEVEQVYVGAAHRGSGVAGALLAEAARQVGANGHARAWLAVAAGNARARRFYAREGWTDEGAFDYPAHTSGGPVPVPCHRFARQV; encoded by the coding sequence ATGACCGAGGAGGACGGCGCCTTCGCACTGCGGCCCGCGCGGGCGGACGACGCGGCGGCGGTGGCGGCGATCTGGCGGGACGGCTGGCGCGACGGGCACCTCGGCCACGTGCCCGAGGAACTGGTGGCGATCCGCACCGCGGAGTCCTTCGGCGTACGCGCCGCGCAGCGGGTCGCCGAGACCACGGTCGCCGAGGTGGACGGCGCGGTCGCCGGGTTCATCGTGGTGCACGGCGACGAGGTCGAGCAGGTGTACGTCGGCGCGGCGCACCGCGGCAGCGGCGTCGCCGGGGCGCTGCTGGCCGAGGCGGCCCGGCAGGTCGGGGCGAACGGGCACGCCCGCGCCTGGCTCGCGGTGGCCGCGGGCAACGCCCGCGCCCGCCGCTTCTACGCCCGCGAGGGCTGGACCGACGAGGGCGCCTTCGACTATCCCGCGCACACCTCCGGCGGCCCCGTCCCGGTGCCCTGCCACCGCTTCGCCCGGCAGGTCTGA
- a CDS encoding DUF305 domain-containing protein, whose protein sequence is MKRFLALAAVAALFAGCDAPPGVAPAVPAASAPTGSAPPAVNESGGHNATDVMFLQMMAAQYAPAAELLKIGAERSRNQQVRDLAAAMDVTQADELKTVQAWLTGWQQPLVPDSNPDVHAAHGGLPATGAEEVEALRAAKDADFDQVLLNLLIGHQHQAVEYARLELSGGANPQVLEFATRVDSSRTAQVKMMLELVSG, encoded by the coding sequence TTGAAGCGTTTCCTGGCCCTGGCCGCCGTCGCCGCGCTGTTCGCCGGATGCGACGCGCCGCCCGGGGTGGCCCCGGCGGTCCCGGCCGCCTCCGCCCCGACCGGGTCGGCGCCACCGGCCGTGAACGAGTCCGGCGGCCACAACGCCACCGACGTGATGTTCCTGCAGATGATGGCCGCGCAGTACGCCCCGGCCGCCGAGCTGCTCAAGATCGGCGCCGAGCGCAGCCGCAACCAGCAGGTGCGCGACCTCGCCGCGGCGATGGACGTCACCCAGGCCGACGAGCTGAAGACGGTGCAGGCCTGGCTCACGGGCTGGCAGCAGCCGCTCGTCCCGGACAGCAATCCGGACGTGCACGCCGCGCACGGCGGGCTGCCCGCGACCGGGGCCGAGGAGGTCGAGGCGCTGCGCGCGGCGAAGGACGCCGACTTCGATCAGGTCCTGCTCAACCTGCTCATCGGCCACCAGCACCAGGCCGTCGAGTACGCCCGGCTGGAGCTGTCCGGCGGCGCCAACCCGCAGGTGCTGGAGTTCGCCACGCGCGTCGACTCGTCCCGCACCGCCCAGGTCAAGATGATGCTGGAACTCGTGTCCGGCTAG
- a CDS encoding GNAT family N-acetyltransferase gives MSVTTRLVTMDDVPAIAELYRVNLEFLTPFEPIRPEGWFTAEGQAEVVRVALRRHALGEVVPHVIELDGRVVGRINLNDIVRGPFLNSHLGYWVSQDVNGRGVASAAVALMKQVAFGEEGLHRIQAGAMPHNLASRRVLERNGFVRIGMAPKYLRIAGVWRDHVLYQLLADDES, from the coding sequence ATGAGCGTCACCACCCGCCTCGTCACCATGGACGACGTGCCCGCGATCGCCGAGCTGTACCGCGTGAACCTGGAGTTCCTCACCCCGTTCGAGCCGATCCGGCCGGAGGGCTGGTTCACCGCGGAGGGTCAGGCGGAGGTGGTCCGCGTCGCGCTGCGCCGGCACGCGCTGGGCGAGGTGGTGCCGCACGTGATCGAGCTGGACGGCCGGGTGGTGGGCCGGATCAACCTGAACGACATCGTGCGCGGGCCGTTCCTGAACAGCCACCTCGGCTACTGGGTGAGCCAGGACGTCAACGGCCGGGGCGTGGCGAGCGCGGCCGTGGCGCTGATGAAGCAGGTGGCCTTCGGGGAGGAGGGGCTGCACCGGATCCAGGCCGGGGCCATGCCGCACAACCTCGCCTCGCGGCGGGTGCTGGAGCGCAACGGTTTCGTGCGCATCGGCATGGCCCCGAAGTACCTGCGGATCGCGGGCGTCTGGCGGGACCACGTCCTGTACCAGCTGCTCGCCGACGACGAGAGTTAG
- a CDS encoding cellulase family glycosylhydrolase — MSRKLRSVLAAGAVTALAALSLAVAVSTAGAAGTPTATFTKVSEWGSGFEGRYTIVNGGTTTLSTWQVSFTLPAGTTISSHWDATRSGSGQQVVFGNVGWNGNVAPGASVTFGFIGVGSGSPTGCLLNGQPCAGGTQPSPSASSPRPPSPSASPSRPPSPSASPSRPPSPSPSASPNPGTPVAANGQLRVCGRQLCNKNGKAIQLRGMSTHGIQWYASCATAASLSVLASEWQADVLRISMYIQEGGYETDPRRYTDMVHNYIELATARGMYAIVDWHMLDPGDPNYNLARAKTFFTEIAQRHANKVNVLYEIANEPSGVNWATIKSYADQLIPVIRAQDAEAVVLVGTPDWSSLGVSGSGGGVSTIAANPVATGNVMYVFHFYAASHGDAYYNTFAQAIDTLPMFVTEFGTQEYTGDGPNNFTMSQRYLDLMAAKKVSWTNWNFSDDFRSGAVFTSGTCSAGAFSGTSRLKPAGAWVRDRIRTPDDF, encoded by the coding sequence ATGTCTCGCAAACTCAGATCCGTCCTCGCCGCCGGCGCGGTGACCGCCCTGGCCGCACTGTCGCTCGCCGTCGCGGTCAGCACCGCCGGTGCGGCCGGGACGCCGACCGCCACCTTCACCAAGGTGTCCGAATGGGGCTCCGGGTTCGAGGGCCGCTACACCATCGTCAACGGCGGCACGACCACCCTGAGCACCTGGCAGGTCTCGTTCACGCTGCCCGCCGGCACCACCATCAGCTCGCACTGGGACGCCACCCGCTCCGGCAGCGGCCAGCAGGTCGTCTTCGGCAACGTCGGCTGGAACGGCAACGTCGCCCCGGGCGCGTCGGTCACCTTCGGCTTCATCGGCGTCGGCTCGGGCAGCCCCACCGGCTGCCTGCTCAACGGCCAGCCGTGCGCGGGCGGCACCCAGCCCAGCCCGTCCGCGTCCTCGCCGCGCCCGCCGTCGCCCTCGGCCTCGCCGTCCCGGCCCCCGTCGCCGTCGGCCTCGCCCTCACGCCCGCCGTCGCCGTCCCCGTCGGCCAGCCCCAACCCGGGCACCCCGGTCGCCGCCAACGGCCAGCTGCGGGTCTGCGGCCGCCAGCTGTGCAACAAGAACGGCAAGGCGATCCAGCTGCGCGGCATGAGCACGCACGGCATCCAGTGGTACGCGAGCTGCGCGACCGCCGCCTCGCTGTCCGTGCTGGCCTCGGAGTGGCAGGCCGACGTGCTGCGCATCTCGATGTACATCCAGGAGGGCGGCTACGAGACCGACCCGCGCCGCTACACCGACATGGTGCACAACTACATCGAGCTGGCCACCGCGCGCGGCATGTACGCCATCGTCGACTGGCACATGCTCGACCCCGGCGACCCGAACTACAACCTGGCCCGCGCCAAGACCTTCTTCACCGAGATCGCCCAGCGCCACGCGAACAAGGTCAACGTGCTCTACGAGATCGCCAACGAGCCCAGCGGTGTCAACTGGGCCACCATCAAGAGCTACGCCGACCAGCTCATCCCGGTGATCCGCGCGCAGGACGCGGAGGCCGTCGTGCTCGTGGGCACCCCCGACTGGTCCTCGCTCGGCGTGTCCGGCAGCGGCGGCGGCGTCTCCACCATCGCGGCCAACCCGGTCGCGACCGGCAACGTCATGTACGTCTTCCACTTCTACGCCGCCTCGCACGGCGACGCGTACTACAACACGTTCGCCCAGGCGATCGACACCCTGCCCATGTTCGTGACCGAGTTCGGCACCCAGGAGTACACCGGTGACGGCCCGAACAACTTCACCATGTCCCAGCGCTACCTGGACCTGATGGCCGCCAAGAAGGTCAGCTGGACCAACTGGAACTTCTCCGACGACTTCCGCTCGGGAGCCGTCTTCACCTCCGGCACCTGCTCGGCCGGCGCCTTCTCCGGCACCTCCCGCCTCAAGCCCGCCGGCGCCTGGGTCCGCGACCGCATCCGCACCCCCGACGACTTCTGA
- a CDS encoding lytic polysaccharide monooxygenase: MRKRIVLPVLSIFTVLASGLVATPASAHGYISNPPSRQAMCAQGRVTGCGDIVWEPQSVEAPKGSMQCNGGGSRFAVLNDNTKNWPATSVGNNVSFNWVLTARHRTSTWEYFVGSTRIAVFNDNGAQPGATVSHSVSLGGRTGRFTVLARWNIYDTAMAFYSCVDLQVGTGGGGSTPTPPPPSPTPPPPSPTPPTNPGGTWAAGTYYAVGATVTYGGATYRCLQAHTALTGWEPSTTPALWQRI; the protein is encoded by the coding sequence ATGAGAAAACGGATCGTCCTACCCGTCCTGTCCATCTTCACCGTCCTGGCGTCCGGTCTGGTCGCCACCCCCGCGAGCGCCCACGGCTACATCTCCAACCCGCCGAGCCGGCAGGCGATGTGTGCCCAGGGCCGGGTCACCGGCTGCGGTGACATCGTGTGGGAGCCGCAGAGCGTGGAGGCCCCCAAGGGCTCCATGCAGTGCAACGGCGGCGGCAGCCGGTTCGCGGTGCTCAACGACAACACCAAGAACTGGCCGGCCACCTCCGTCGGCAACAACGTCTCGTTCAACTGGGTGCTCACCGCCCGCCACCGCACCAGCACCTGGGAGTACTTCGTCGGGAGCACCCGCATCGCGGTGTTCAACGACAACGGCGCCCAGCCCGGCGCGACGGTCTCGCACAGCGTGAGCCTGGGCGGCCGCACCGGCCGGTTCACCGTGCTGGCCCGGTGGAACATCTACGACACCGCGATGGCGTTCTACTCCTGCGTGGACCTGCAGGTCGGCACTGGTGGCGGGGGCAGCACCCCGACGCCTCCGCCGCCCTCCCCCACGCCTCCGCCGCCATCGCCCACCCCGCCGACCAACCCCGGCGGGACCTGGGCGGCCGGCACCTACTACGCCGTGGGCGCGACCGTGACCTACGGCGGGGCGACCTACCGCTGCCTGCAGGCGCACACCGCGCTCACCGGCTGGGAGCCGTCCACCACCCCCGCGCTCTGGCAGCGCATCTAG
- a CDS encoding ABC transporter ATP-binding protein, with product MRLFRDLWATSPRRTAIVLLLIAAGAAAAAVSAPLAGAVLVDRSGPAFAALAVALAVVVLGDLMLGLLMSRITADWAADVRRRLCKVAFGQSLPALEGTPVGELLDRIDSDVYQVGSQLRGNGVRIVQSAAVAVLSLVTAFVVWWPAGLVMLLLTGALAAGLRRSTAAIGPARMDEEEAWSDLAAVTEEAVHGQDDVRTSLGRPYVLRLVAARTGEVLRRGRRVWRMSSRVTTIASGVTRAGIALMVLGGVWALAAGQLGAAQLTAVWLLSIAFGGTVEQVSRMLPEVQYALGAWARVQLLRDVPQEPAGGDAPRAGQLEVRGLTFSYAADRRRPVLHELDLTFAPGRSYAIVGRTGSGKSTLAKVLTRSVDVPRGAVFLGGVDLLDLDVEQLRRWTAIVPQRTEILAGTLAENIALFDPELLDAAGPALAELGLSSWVQSLPDGLATRLGEGGQKLSAGQEQLVAFARILVRDPQVVILDEATARMDPVTEGRVQQAAERLLRGRIGIVIAHRLSSVRSCDEVVVLADGRVVEAGPLAESQRFAELLASSRADTADGELVLAGAYGLEAAAEAAPGTGRRGGAEPGRGADGDGAELVAAPKSDPPPLPDTPKVRTLREIYRLTVNDARFGLFGVAMFAIMLLFGLDGTVLPWLWSDLVDGVGSPWWPALGIAAGLMITTPAGYFAGVRYPEWWVRQMLRINVRLVHGQTGPRRISKHTPAEVVAQGGDTERVVLLADNLVDQSLSVFVIVTMTLVSGSIVPALFFAGTMLLSGLTALIFAPVLKRSAAHTVAARAAFATFLVSSLSSARTVKLAGATRPVLAELARLDIARSERQRREISTQVWARSTPALLSGLLPIGVWALFMAGDLGAGATLVAISTLGSARWFAWTTASLVSQLPSARVWTKRTVAMAGVAGYSTSVPGVDMSAGTAPGPVAAPRHPLRRLDLVGFTAVHEDGTVGVRGVDLTVERGDLVLVLGPVGAGKSSLLRALAGIVHHDGDLRWNGDRITDPELFLRPNQVGYVAQLPRVLSGTVSDNIRLGHDVDAAAAVATAQLEHDLAAAGSGMELVIGHKGTRLSGGQLQRLALARALAPGTELLIADDVSSALDVTTELQLWQALRAHGVTVVGSTSKRAALVQADRVVVLINGEVTAQGSWEELEGRWGHLAG from the coding sequence ATGCGTCTGTTCCGTGACCTGTGGGCCACGTCGCCACGCCGTACCGCGATAGTGCTGTTACTCATCGCGGCCGGTGCGGCCGCGGCAGCGGTGTCCGCTCCCCTGGCCGGCGCCGTGCTGGTGGACCGGTCCGGTCCGGCCTTCGCCGCGCTGGCCGTGGCGCTGGCCGTGGTCGTGCTCGGCGATCTCATGCTGGGCCTGCTCATGTCGCGCATCACCGCGGACTGGGCCGCCGACGTGCGGCGGCGGCTGTGCAAGGTCGCGTTCGGGCAGTCGCTGCCCGCGCTGGAGGGCACCCCCGTCGGCGAGCTGCTCGACCGCATCGACAGCGACGTCTACCAGGTGGGCTCACAGCTGCGCGGCAACGGCGTACGCATCGTGCAGTCGGCCGCGGTGGCGGTGCTGTCGCTGGTCACCGCGTTCGTGGTGTGGTGGCCGGCCGGACTGGTCATGCTGCTGCTGACCGGTGCGCTGGCGGCCGGGCTGCGCAGGTCGACCGCGGCCATCGGCCCCGCCCGCATGGACGAGGAGGAGGCCTGGTCGGACCTGGCCGCGGTCACCGAGGAGGCCGTGCACGGCCAGGACGACGTACGCACCAGCCTGGGCCGCCCGTACGTGCTGCGCCTGGTCGCCGCGCGCACCGGCGAGGTGCTGCGGCGCGGCCGCCGCGTCTGGCGGATGTCGTCGCGGGTGACCACGATCGCGTCCGGGGTGACCCGGGCCGGCATCGCGCTGATGGTGCTCGGCGGCGTGTGGGCGCTGGCCGCCGGTCAGCTCGGCGCGGCCCAGCTGACCGCCGTGTGGCTGCTGTCCATCGCCTTCGGCGGCACCGTCGAGCAGGTCAGCCGCATGCTGCCGGAGGTGCAGTACGCGCTGGGCGCGTGGGCTCGGGTGCAGCTGCTGCGCGACGTGCCGCAGGAGCCCGCGGGCGGTGACGCCCCGCGTGCCGGGCAGCTGGAGGTGCGCGGGCTCACCTTCAGCTACGCGGCCGACCGGCGCCGCCCCGTGCTGCACGAGCTGGACCTGACCTTCGCGCCGGGACGGTCGTACGCGATCGTCGGACGCACCGGGTCGGGCAAGTCGACGCTGGCCAAGGTGCTGACCCGATCCGTGGACGTGCCGCGCGGCGCGGTGTTCCTGGGCGGTGTGGACCTGCTGGACCTGGACGTGGAGCAGCTGCGCCGGTGGACGGCGATCGTGCCGCAGCGCACCGAGATCCTGGCGGGCACGCTGGCCGAGAACATCGCGCTGTTCGACCCGGAGCTGCTGGACGCGGCCGGGCCCGCGCTCGCGGAGCTGGGGCTGTCCTCCTGGGTGCAGAGCCTGCCCGACGGCTTGGCGACGCGGCTCGGCGAGGGCGGGCAGAAGCTGTCCGCGGGCCAGGAGCAGCTGGTGGCGTTCGCCCGCATCCTGGTCCGCGACCCGCAGGTGGTGATCCTCGACGAGGCCACCGCCCGGATGGACCCGGTGACCGAGGGGCGGGTGCAACAGGCCGCTGAGCGGCTGCTGCGCGGCCGGATCGGCATCGTCATCGCGCACCGGCTGTCGTCGGTGCGCTCGTGCGACGAGGTCGTGGTGCTGGCCGACGGCCGGGTCGTGGAGGCCGGTCCGCTGGCCGAGTCACAGCGCTTCGCCGAGCTGCTGGCCAGCAGCCGGGCCGACACCGCTGACGGCGAGCTGGTGCTGGCCGGGGCGTACGGGCTGGAGGCCGCCGCCGAGGCGGCGCCCGGCACGGGACGCCGCGGTGGTGCCGAACCGGGGCGCGGCGCTGACGGCGACGGCGCCGAGCTGGTGGCGGCGCCCAAGTCGGACCCGCCGCCGCTGCCGGACACGCCGAAGGTGCGCACGCTGCGCGAGATCTACCGGCTGACCGTCAACGACGCCAGGTTCGGCCTGTTCGGCGTCGCGATGTTCGCGATCATGCTGCTGTTCGGCCTGGACGGCACGGTGCTGCCGTGGCTGTGGTCGGATCTGGTCGACGGTGTCGGCAGCCCGTGGTGGCCCGCGCTGGGCATCGCCGCCGGACTGATGATCACCACCCCGGCCGGCTACTTCGCCGGCGTGCGCTACCCGGAGTGGTGGGTGCGCCAGATGCTGCGCATCAACGTACGCCTGGTGCACGGGCAGACCGGGCCGCGCCGGATCAGCAAGCACACCCCGGCCGAGGTGGTGGCGCAGGGCGGCGACACCGAACGGGTGGTGCTGCTCGCCGACAACCTGGTCGACCAGTCGCTGTCGGTGTTCGTCATCGTGACGATGACGCTGGTGTCCGGCTCGATCGTGCCCGCGCTGTTCTTCGCGGGCACGATGCTGCTGTCGGGCCTGACCGCGCTGATCTTCGCGCCGGTGCTGAAACGCTCGGCCGCGCACACCGTCGCGGCGCGGGCCGCGTTCGCCACGTTCCTGGTGTCGTCGCTGTCGTCGGCGCGCACGGTCAAGCTGGCCGGGGCGACCCGGCCGGTGCTGGCCGAGCTGGCCAGGCTGGACATCGCGCGCAGCGAGCGGCAGCGGCGCGAGATCTCGACGCAGGTCTGGGCGCGCTCGACCCCGGCGCTGCTGTCCGGCCTGCTGCCGATCGGCGTGTGGGCGCTGTTCATGGCCGGTGACCTGGGCGCGGGCGCGACGCTGGTCGCGATCTCGACGCTGGGCTCGGCGCGCTGGTTCGCCTGGACCACCGCCTCGCTGGTGTCGCAGCTGCCGTCGGCGCGGGTGTGGACCAAGCGCACCGTGGCGATGGCGGGGGTGGCGGGCTACTCCACCTCGGTGCCGGGCGTGGACATGTCGGCGGGTACGGCGCCGGGTCCGGTGGCGGCGCCCCGGCACCCGCTGCGCCGGCTGGACCTGGTCGGGTTCACCGCGGTGCACGAGGACGGCACGGTGGGCGTGCGCGGCGTCGACCTCACCGTCGAGCGCGGCGACCTGGTGCTGGTGCTCGGCCCGGTCGGCGCCGGCAAGTCGTCGCTGCTGCGGGCGCTGGCCGGCATCGTGCACCACGACGGCGACCTGCGGTGGAACGGCGACCGGATCACCGATCCGGAGCTGTTCCTGCGCCCCAACCAGGTCGGTTACGTCGCCCAGCTGCCCCGGGTGCTGTCCGGCACGGTCAGCGACAACATCCGGCTGGGCCACGACGTGGACGCCGCCGCCGCGGTCGCGACCGCGCAGCTGGAGCACGACCTGGCGGCCGCCGGCAGCGGCATGGAGCTGGTGATCGGGCACAAGGGCACCCGGCTGTCCGGGGGCCAGCTGCAGCGGCTGGCGCTGGCCCGCGCGCTGGCGCCCGGCACCGAGCTGCTGATCGCCGACGACGTGTCGTCCGCCCTGGACGTCACCACGGAGCTGCAGCTGTGGCAGGCGCTGCGCGCGCACGGGGTGACCGTGGTCGGCTCGACCTCGAAGCGGGCGGCGCTGGTCCAGGCCGACCGGGTGGTCGTGCTGATCAACGGCGAGGTCACCGCGCAGGGCTCCTGGGAGGAGCTGGAGGGCCGCTGGGGTCACCTGGCGGGCTGA